From the Candidatus Nitrosocosmicus arcticus genome, one window contains:
- a CDS encoding 50S ribosomal protein L39e, with amino-acid sequence MAARKSTTRKIRLLKKIKQNRPVPAWIIIRTHRHVRTNPKRRSWRRSDVNIG; translated from the coding sequence ATGGCTGCCCGCAAAAGTACTACCAGAAAAATTAGACTATTGAAGAAAATTAAGCAAAATAGACCGGTGCCAGCCTGGATTATTATTCGGACACACCGACATGTTAGAACAAATCCAAAAAGAAGGTCATGGCGTAGATCAGATGTGAATATAGGATAA